In a genomic window of Piliocolobus tephrosceles isolate RC106 chromosome 1, ASM277652v3, whole genome shotgun sequence:
- the TNFRSF4 gene encoding tumor necrosis factor receptor superfamily member 4 isoform X1: MCVGARRLGRGPCAALLLLGLGLSTTAKLQCVGDTYPSNDRCCQECRPGNGMVSRCNRSQNTVCRPCGPGFYNDVASAKPCKACTWCNLRSGSERKQPCTATQDAVCRCRAGTQPLDSYKPGVDCAPCPPGHFSPGDNQACKPWTNCTLAGKHTLQPASNSSDAICEDRDPPPTQPQETQGPPARPTTVQPTEAWPRTSQRPSTRPVEVPRGPAVAAILGLGLALGLLGPLAMLLALLLLRRDQRLPPNAPKAPGGGSFRTPIQEEQADVHSTLAKI; encoded by the exons ATGTGTGTGGGGGCTCGGCGGCTGGGCCGGGGGCCGTGTGCGGCTCTGCTCCTCCTGGGCCTGGGGCTGAGCACCACGGCGAAGCTCCAGTGTGTCGGGGACACCTACCCCAGCAACGACCGGTGCTGCCAGGAGTGCAGGCCAG GCAACGGGATGGTGAGCCGCTGCAACCGCTCCCAGAACACGGTGTGCCGTCCGTGCGGGCCTGGCTTCTACAACGACGTGGCCAGCGCCAAACCCTGCAAGGCCTGCACATGGTGCAACCTCA GAAGTGGGAGCGAGCGGAAGCAGCCGTGCACGGCCACACAGGACGCGGTCTGCCGCTGCCGGGCGGGCACCCAGCCCCTGGACAGCTACAAGCCTGGAGTTG ACTGTGCCCCCTGCCCTCCAGGGCACTTCTCCCCAGGAGACAACCAGGCCTGCAAGCCCTGGACCAA CTGCACCTTGGCCGGGAAGCACACCCTGCAGCCAGCCAGCAATAGCTCGGACGCCATCTGTGAGGACAGGGACCCCCCACCCACACAGCCCCAGGAGACCCAGGGCCCCCCGGCCAGGCCCACCACTGTCCAGCCCACGGAAGCCTGGCCCAGAACCTCACAGAGACCCTCCACCCGGCCCGTGGAGGTCCCCAGGG GCCCTGCAGTTGCTGCCatcctgggcctgggcctggcgcTGGGGCTGCTGGGCCCCCTGGCCATGCTGCTGGCCCTGCTCCTGCTCCGGAGGGACCAGAGGCTGCCCCCCAATGCCCCCAAAGCCCCTG GGGGAGGCAGTTTCCGGACTCCCATCCAAGAGGAGCAGGCTGACGTGCACTCCACCCTGGCCAAGATCTGA
- the TNFRSF4 gene encoding tumor necrosis factor receptor superfamily member 4 isoform X2, translating to MCVGARRLGRGPCAALLLLGLGLSTTAKLQCVGDTYPSNDRCCQECRPGNGMVSRCNRSQNTVCRPCGPGFYNDVASAKPCKACTWCNLRSGSERKQPCTATQDAVCRCRAGTQPLDSYKPGVDCAPCPPGHFSPGDNQACKPWTNCTLAGKHTLQPASNSSDAICEDRDPPPTQPQETQGPPARPTTVQPTEAWPRTSQRPSTRPVEVPRGGGSFRTPIQEEQADVHSTLAKI from the exons ATGTGTGTGGGGGCTCGGCGGCTGGGCCGGGGGCCGTGTGCGGCTCTGCTCCTCCTGGGCCTGGGGCTGAGCACCACGGCGAAGCTCCAGTGTGTCGGGGACACCTACCCCAGCAACGACCGGTGCTGCCAGGAGTGCAGGCCAG GCAACGGGATGGTGAGCCGCTGCAACCGCTCCCAGAACACGGTGTGCCGTCCGTGCGGGCCTGGCTTCTACAACGACGTGGCCAGCGCCAAACCCTGCAAGGCCTGCACATGGTGCAACCTCA GAAGTGGGAGCGAGCGGAAGCAGCCGTGCACGGCCACACAGGACGCGGTCTGCCGCTGCCGGGCGGGCACCCAGCCCCTGGACAGCTACAAGCCTGGAGTTG ACTGTGCCCCCTGCCCTCCAGGGCACTTCTCCCCAGGAGACAACCAGGCCTGCAAGCCCTGGACCAA CTGCACCTTGGCCGGGAAGCACACCCTGCAGCCAGCCAGCAATAGCTCGGACGCCATCTGTGAGGACAGGGACCCCCCACCCACACAGCCCCAGGAGACCCAGGGCCCCCCGGCCAGGCCCACCACTGTCCAGCCCACGGAAGCCTGGCCCAGAACCTCACAGAGACCCTCCACCCGGCCCGTGGAGGTCCCCAGGG GGGGAGGCAGTTTCCGGACTCCCATCCAAGAGGAGCAGGCTGACGTGCACTCCACCCTGGCCAAGATCTGA